The Sesamum indicum cultivar Zhongzhi No. 13 linkage group LG6, S_indicum_v1.0, whole genome shotgun sequence genome has a segment encoding these proteins:
- the LOC105165646 gene encoding uncharacterized protein LOC105165646 yields MACRIDLQMGSRFVLLVFLVFLAIPAIAAVRRPSPGFLYSRTRGTCTPQYWSSRRELWPKMVPHKSTVSNVFGSQVFERYREDLTLLEAAARNDDGKDAFARLVKQSTAALLNSYARKGYPYAAWEVKTLLIQALVSERAAAFQAQKFLEANENCG; encoded by the exons ATGGCCTGCAGGATTGATTTGCAGATGGGAAGTAGGTTCGTTCTTCTtgtgtttcttgttttcttggcCATACCAGCAATTGCAGCGGTTCGGCGACCCAGCCCCGGATTTCTCTACTCAAGAACCAGAGGAACATGCACTCCCCA GTATTGGAGCAGCCGGAGGGAGTTATGGCCGAAGATGGTGCCCCATAAATCAACGGTTTCCAATGTTTTTGGGTCACAGGTCTTCGAGCGGTACCGGGAAGACCTGACGCTGCTGGAAGCGGCGGCGAGGAATGACGATGGAAAGGACGCGTTTGCAAGGCTGGTGAAGCAGTCGACGGCAGCGCTGCTCAACTCGTATGCCCGAAAGGGGTACCCCTACGCGGCCTGGGAGGTGAAGACGCTGCTCATCCAGGCGCTGGTTTCTGAACGCGCAGCAGCGTTTCAGGCTCAGAAGTTTCTTGAGGCGAATGAGAATTGTGGTTAG